The proteins below are encoded in one region of Rhododendron vialii isolate Sample 1 chromosome 7a, ASM3025357v1:
- the LOC131331926 gene encoding uncharacterized protein LOC131331926, whose protein sequence is MIQTHRYSKWLFAIYWFLMVHPWYISLVSNVFPEIYTWDICGAGLKFHTIHCVCEMEVPSVIICARSDEGWNIGQSERFGSPSIEDRGASLGSSHPPTKLSCNNIINRASKIQVLDVVLCAHQNSAWKSTWEENCRL, encoded by the exons ATGATCCAAACACATCGTTATAGTAAATGGCTATTTGCCATTTACTGGTTTTTGATGGTACATCCCTGGTACATATCACTGGTTTCTAATGTATTTCCTGAAATTTATACTTGGGATATTTGCGGTGCTGGTTTGAAATTTCACACGATCCATTGCGTCTGTGAAATGGAAGTGCCAAGTGTGATCATTTGCGCTCGATCAGATGAAGGATGGAATATTGGTCAAAGTGAGAGGTTTGGTTCACCGAGCATTGAAGATCGAGGAGCTTCTTTAG GGAGCTCTCATCCGCCAACAAAATTGAGTTGcaacaacattatcaacagggcTTCCAAAATCCAGGTGCTTGATGTTGTTTTGTGCGCTCATCAAAATTCAGCTTGGAAATCAACGTGGGAGGAAAATTGCAGATTATGA
- the LOC131333034 gene encoding glycine-rich protein A3-like, with protein sequence MGKDKHHEGDKGLFSHLGHAAGGYPPGHYPPQHGGYPPQGYPPQGYPSHGGYPPAGYPPQGYPPAGYPPGAYPPAGYPGSSAGHHGGHGGLGGMIAGGAAAAAAAYGAHQMSHGAHHVAHGGGYAGHGYGHGKFKHGKHGKFKHGKFGKHGKHGMFGHGKFKKWK encoded by the exons ATGGGGAAGGACAAACACCATGAAGGTGACAAAGGGCTTTTTTCACATCTTGGTCATGCCGCAGGTGGGTATCCTCCAGGACACTACCCTCCACAACATGGGGGCTACCCTCCCCAAGGCTATCCACCACAAGGATATCCCTCACATGGCGGCTACCCACCTGCTGGATATCCACCACAAGGCTACCCACCTGCTGGATATCCCCCTGGTGCATACCCACCAGCTGGTTATCCAGGCTCATCTGCTGGACATCACGGAG GGCATGGGGGCTTGGGAGGGATGATAGCTGGGGGtgctgcagcagcagcagcagcttatGGTGCTCATCAGATGTCGCATGGTGCTCACCACGTCGCACATGGTGGTGGTTACGCTGGACATGGTTACGGTCACGGAAAGTTCAAGCACGGAAAGCATGGGAAGTTCAAGCACGGGAAATTTGGCAAGCATGGAAAGCACGGAATGTTCGGACACGGAAAATTCAAGAAGTGGAAGTAA